One window of the Procambarus clarkii isolate CNS0578487 chromosome 27, FALCON_Pclarkii_2.0, whole genome shotgun sequence genome contains the following:
- the LOC123762495 gene encoding uncharacterized protein, which produces MALKLPVMDSRARSLLHDGDWLEATRPATRPATAPLPLRYPPRYPPRYPPRYPPRYRPATRRSAPLPAPLPAPLPAPLPPRYPPRYPPRYPPCYLPRYPPCYLLRYPPRYLPQCLATRPDTRPATCPATCPATRPATCPAICPATAPIPAPIPALLPAPLPALLPATVPRYLSRYRPDTRPATRRSAPLPAAVPRYPPQCPATCCSAPLPAAVPRYPPRYPLQCPATRRSAPLPAAVPRYLLQCPATRRSAPLPAAVPRYPLQCPATRRSAPLPAAVPRYPPQCPATCCSAPLPAAVHRYPPQCPATRRSAPLPAAVPRYPPQCPATRCSAPLPAAVPRYPPQSPATRRSAPLPAAVPRYPPQCPATRRSAPLPAAVPQCSVACCSDLLHFLFLNFFANRPAFSSIFCHINELTSRPDSCLNACPDSCPDS; this is translated from the exons ATGGCTCTCAAACTTCCAGTAATGGACT CCAGGGCGCGTTCTTTGTTACACGACGGTGACTGGCTGGAGGCTACCCGCCCCGCTACCCGCCCCGCTACCGCTCCGCTACCGCTCCGCTACCCGCCCCGCTACCCGCCCCGCTACCCGCCCCGCTACCCGCCCCGCTACCGCCCCGCTACCCGCCGCAGTGCCCCGCTACCAGCCCCGCTACCCGCCCCGCTACCCGCCCCGCTACCGCCCCGATACCCGCCCCGCTACCCGCCCCGATACCCGCCCTGCTACCTGCCCCGCTACCCGCCCTGCTACCTGCTCCGCTATCCGCCCCGCTACCTGCCACAGTGCCTCGCTACCCGCCCCGATACCCGCCCTGCTACCTGCCCCGCTACCTGCCCTGCTACCCGCCCTGCTACCTGCCCCGCTATCTGCCCCGCTACCGCCCCGATACCCGCCCCGATACCCGCCCTGCTACCTGCCCCGCTACCCGCCCTGCTACCTGCCACAGTGCCCCGCTACCTGTCCCGCTACCGCCCCGATACCCGCCCCGCTACCCGCCGCAGTGCCCCGCTACCCGCCGCAGTGCCCCGCTACCCGCCGCAGTGCCCCGCTACCTGCTGCAGTGCCCCGCTACCCGCCGCAGTGCCCCGCTACCCGCCCCGCTACCCGCTGCAGTGCCCCGCTACCCGCCGCAGTGCCCCGCTACCCGCCGCAGTGCCCCGCTACCTGCTGCAGTGCCCCGCTACCCGCCGCAGTGCCCCGCTACCCGCTGCAGTGCCCCGCTACCCGCTGCAGTGCCCCGCTACCCGCCGCAGTGCCCCGCTACCCGCCGCAGTGCCCCGCTACCCGCCGCAGTGCCCCGCTACCTGCTGCAGTGCCCCGCTACCCGCCGCAGTGCACCGCTACCCGCCGCAGTGCCCCGCTACCCGCCGCAGTGCCCCGCTACCTGCTGCAGTGCCCCGCTACCCGCCGCAGTGCCCCGCTACCCGCTGCAGTGCCCCGCTACCCGCCGCAGTGCCCCGCTACCCGCCGCAGAGCCCCGCTACCCGCCGCAGTGCCCCGCTACCTGCTGCAGTGCCCCGCTACCCGCCGCAGTGCCCCGCTACCCGCCGCAGTGCCCCGCTACCCGCCGCAGTGCCGCAGTGTTCCGTTGCTTGTTGCAGTGATTTGCTCCACTTTTTGTTTCTCAATTTTTTCGCTAACCGCCCGGCTTTCTCTTCCATTTTCTGCCATATTAATGAGCTTACTTCCAGACCCGACTCTTGCCTTAACGCTTGCCCCGACTCTTGTCCCGACTCTTGA